In Trichocoleus sp. FACHB-46, a genomic segment contains:
- a CDS encoding DNA adenine methylase, which produces MRSPILETTPPRPFLKWAGGKGQLIAKYLPYQPQKFQTYYEPFLGGGAVFFHLLPKRAVLSDINPELINVYHCVREQVELLIEHLSIHQQKHSRDYFHQVRAKPGTTDLERAARFVYLNRVCFNGLWRENSKGEFNTSFGRYKNPLICNAELLRSVSAALQPVVLKAQPFESVLDAADNDFVYLDPPYHPLNPTSSFTSYSRNGFTEHDQIRLRELFVNLAERGVQVTLSNSDCPFIRELYSDFRVYTVPARRAINSKANNRGEVNEVLIVS; this is translated from the coding sequence ATGCGATCGCCGATCCTTGAAACAACTCCGCCTCGTCCGTTTTTGAAGTGGGCTGGAGGCAAAGGCCAACTGATTGCAAAATATTTGCCCTACCAGCCGCAAAAATTTCAAACTTACTATGAGCCATTTCTGGGCGGTGGGGCAGTCTTCTTTCATCTCCTGCCAAAGCGTGCAGTGTTAAGTGACATCAATCCTGAGCTGATCAATGTTTATCACTGTGTCCGTGAGCAAGTGGAGCTGCTTATCGAGCACTTATCTATACATCAGCAAAAACATAGCCGTGATTACTTCCACCAAGTACGGGCGAAACCAGGGACGACTGACTTGGAGCGGGCAGCTCGCTTTGTCTATTTGAACCGGGTTTGCTTCAACGGTCTCTGGCGCGAAAACTCCAAAGGAGAATTTAATACTTCCTTCGGTCGTTACAAGAATCCGCTGATTTGCAATGCAGAATTGCTGCGATCGGTATCGGCAGCGCTACAACCTGTGGTCCTCAAAGCTCAACCTTTTGAATCGGTCTTAGATGCTGCTGACAATGACTTTGTCTACCTCGATCCGCCCTATCATCCGCTCAATCCAACCAGCAGTTTTACTTCTTATAGCCGTAATGGTTTTACCGAGCATGACCAAATCAGACTCAGAGAGCTATTTGTGAACTTAGCTGAGCGTGGGGTTCAGGTAACGCTTTCAAACTCTGATTGTCCTTTTATTCGTGAGCTTTATAGCGATTTCCGAGTCTACACTGTTCCTGCTAGAAGAGCGATTAATTCGAAGGCTAACAATCGAGGTGAGGTCAACGAGGTTTTGATTGTGTCATAG